In Flavobacterium lacustre, a genomic segment contains:
- a CDS encoding glycoside hydrolase family 2 protein: MKYKITVLLFLSLICAVHAQWKPQGNKLKTIWSEKVDPNAVLPEYPRPIMEREQWKNLNGLWNYAIKEVGNDMPKKYDGKILVPFAIESSLSGVMKEVGAKNELWYETNFSVPANWKSKNILLHFGAVDWKTEIWLNGIKIGSHTGGYTPFSFDITPFLTSKNQTLTVKVWDPSNEGPQPRGKQVKNPEGIWYTPVTGIWQTVWIEPVSKKYITTVKTTPNIDTKTIQLIPEIAGSSAEEIVEVAIYDNDQLIGSAKAVVGQAIEIAIATPKLWSPESPFLYHTKIRLLKNKTVLDEVKGYFAMRKISKKRDENGIVRMQLNNKNYFEFGPLDQGWWPDGLYTAPTDEALKYDIIKTKELGFNMIRKHVKVEPERWYTHCDQLGILVWQDMPSGDEQPIWQNLKYFNGTELHRTAESEAIYRKEWKEIMNHLYSYPSIVVWVPFNEGWGQFKTTEIAEWTMAHDPTRLINPASGGNHFTTGDILDLHNYPGPDMYLYDGQRVTVLGEYGGIGLPLEGHLWKSDNNWGYVKFKNSDEVTAEYIKYAKQLKTMAKSGFSAAVYTQTTDVEGEVNGFMTYDRKVDKMNFREIKKINQEVIQSIN, encoded by the coding sequence ATGAAATATAAAATAACTGTTTTGCTCTTTTTGAGTTTGATTTGTGCAGTTCATGCACAATGGAAACCTCAAGGGAACAAGCTCAAAACAATTTGGTCCGAAAAAGTAGATCCAAATGCTGTTTTACCCGAATATCCACGGCCAATTATGGAACGTGAGCAATGGAAAAACTTAAACGGTTTATGGAATTATGCCATAAAAGAAGTGGGTAATGATATGCCCAAAAAATATGATGGCAAAATACTGGTTCCATTTGCAATTGAATCAAGTTTATCTGGGGTTATGAAAGAGGTTGGTGCCAAAAATGAGTTATGGTATGAAACTAATTTTTCCGTTCCTGCTAATTGGAAATCAAAAAACATATTATTGCATTTTGGAGCAGTTGACTGGAAAACTGAAATTTGGTTAAATGGAATCAAAATTGGTTCTCATACAGGCGGATACACGCCATTTTCTTTTGATATCACACCTTTTTTGACTTCAAAAAATCAAACCTTAACAGTTAAAGTTTGGGACCCTTCTAATGAAGGGCCGCAACCAAGAGGGAAACAGGTGAAAAATCCCGAAGGAATCTGGTATACTCCTGTAACTGGAATTTGGCAAACCGTTTGGATTGAACCTGTTAGCAAAAAGTATATTACTACTGTAAAAACTACTCCAAATATAGATACTAAAACAATTCAATTGATTCCGGAAATTGCCGGATCATCAGCCGAAGAGATAGTTGAAGTTGCTATTTATGATAATGACCAATTAATAGGAAGTGCTAAAGCAGTAGTAGGACAAGCCATTGAAATTGCAATTGCAACTCCTAAATTATGGTCACCAGAATCTCCTTTTCTATACCATACCAAAATTAGATTATTGAAAAATAAAACCGTTTTAGACGAAGTAAAAGGGTATTTTGCAATGCGAAAAATTTCAAAAAAACGAGATGAAAACGGAATTGTAAGAATGCAACTGAATAACAAAAATTACTTCGAATTTGGTCCACTGGATCAAGGCTGGTGGCCTGATGGTTTGTATACGGCTCCTACCGATGAAGCTTTAAAATATGACATTATTAAAACCAAGGAATTAGGTTTCAATATGATTAGAAAACATGTAAAAGTAGAACCGGAACGCTGGTATACTCACTGTGATCAACTGGGAATTTTAGTATGGCAGGACATGCCAAGTGGCGATGAACAACCTATTTGGCAAAACTTAAAATATTTTAACGGAACAGAATTGCATCGTACAGCGGAATCGGAAGCTATTTACAGAAAAGAGTGGAAAGAAATAATGAATCATTTATATTCGTATCCAAGTATTGTTGTCTGGGTTCCATTTAATGAAGGTTGGGGGCAATTCAAGACTACAGAAATTGCAGAATGGACAATGGCTCACGACCCTACACGATTGATTAATCCAGCTAGTGGCGGAAATCATTTTACTACTGGTGATATTCTGGATTTGCACAATTATCCTGGGCCTGATATGTATTTGTATGACGGACAAAGAGTGACCGTTTTAGGAGAATATGGCGGAATTGGATTGCCGCTTGAAGGACATTTATGGAAATCAGATAATAACTGGGGGTACGTTAAATTTAAAAATTCTGATGAAGTAACTGCCGAATATATAAAATACGCCAAACAATTAAAAACAATGGCAAAATCAGGATTTTCGGCGGCAGTTTACACACAAACTACTGATGTGGAAGGCGAAGTAAATGGTTTTATGACCTATGACAGAAAAGTGGATAAAATGAATTTTAGAGAGATTAAAAAGATAAATCAAGAAGTAATACAATCCATTAATTAG
- a CDS encoding glycoside hydrolase family 43 protein: MKINNSMLKQTLLLILFCIGSNTVSAQQTFTNPILDYGADPYSTYHNGYYYYTHTMQNQIVLWKTKNLADLKNAERKTIWIAPKNTQYSSEVWAPEFHFIKGKWYVYFAADNGSNNSHRMYALENSSKNPMEGEWIFKGKIASQTDKWAIDGNVFTYKKQLYMIWAGWEGDTNGQQNIYIAKMKTPTQIDGERVLISSPTNSWELYGALHDDVNPAQVNVNEGPQFLTHKKKVFIVFSASGCWTDNYSLGLLTFTGKNNLLDPSAWVKTDKPILEQSDKTKVYAPGHNSFFKSPNGKEDWILYHANSNPGDGCGVKRSPRMQQIKWDKNGNPVIGNPISEGVSLAIPTM; encoded by the coding sequence ATGAAAATAAATAATTCCATGTTAAAACAAACACTATTACTGATTCTATTTTGTATCGGAAGTAACACTGTATCGGCACAACAAACATTTACCAATCCTATTTTAGATTATGGTGCCGACCCATATAGTACTTATCATAACGGATATTATTACTATACTCATACCATGCAAAACCAAATAGTGCTTTGGAAAACTAAAAATTTAGCTGATTTAAAAAATGCTGAAAGAAAAACCATTTGGATTGCTCCAAAAAATACCCAATATTCTTCCGAAGTTTGGGCACCTGAATTTCACTTTATTAAGGGCAAATGGTATGTGTATTTTGCAGCAGACAACGGTTCTAACAATTCACACAGGATGTATGCTTTAGAAAATTCTTCTAAAAACCCAATGGAAGGCGAATGGATTTTTAAAGGAAAAATCGCCTCACAAACCGATAAATGGGCTATTGATGGTAATGTTTTTACGTATAAAAAACAATTGTATATGATTTGGGCTGGTTGGGAAGGAGACACTAATGGCCAACAAAATATTTATATCGCCAAAATGAAAACTCCTACTCAAATTGATGGAGAAAGAGTTCTAATTTCCAGTCCAACAAACTCTTGGGAATTGTATGGTGCATTACACGATGACGTAAATCCAGCACAAGTAAATGTAAATGAGGGACCTCAATTTCTAACTCATAAAAAGAAGGTATTTATTGTTTTTTCGGCAAGTGGTTGTTGGACGGATAATTACAGTTTAGGATTGCTCACTTTTACCGGAAAAAATAATTTATTGGATCCTTCGGCATGGGTGAAAACAGATAAACCAATTTTGGAACAATCAGATAAAACCAAAGTGTATGCTCCAGGACACAATTCGTTTTTTAAATCACCAAATGGAAAAGAAGACTGGATTTTATACCATGCAAATTCAAATCCTGGCGACGGCTGCGGTGTGAAAAGATCGCCTAGAATGCAACAAATAAAATGGGATAAAAATGGAAATCCTGTTATTGGAAATCCAATATCTGAGGGAGTTTCCTTAGCTATTCCTACGATGTAA